The uncultured Roseibium sp. genome contains a region encoding:
- a CDS encoding DUF1801 domain-containing protein: protein MDIRTTARVPDPAPPVAAYLADCPPAVREGLLGLRTLVYQVAAEDQRVGPLQETLKWGEPSYLTEVTRSGTTLRLAVKKSMPATYGLFFNCRTRLAERITDFYPDTFMLDGTRGLLFSAGRNIPDEEVKACISLVLTYRLGGLF from the coding sequence ATGGACATCAGGACCACCGCGCGAGTGCCCGATCCGGCTCCGCCTGTCGCGGCCTATCTGGCGGACTGTCCGCCTGCCGTCCGGGAGGGCCTGCTCGGGCTCCGGACGCTCGTCTATCAGGTGGCTGCCGAAGATCAGAGGGTCGGCCCGTTGCAGGAAACCCTGAAATGGGGCGAACCATCCTATCTCACCGAGGTCACCCGGTCCGGCACGACTTTGCGGCTGGCGGTCAAGAAGTCCATGCCGGCGACCTATGGGCTGTTTTTCAATTGCCGGACCCGTCTCGCGGAACGGATCACGGACTTTTATCCGGATACCTTCATGCTTGACGGCACGCGCGGCCTTCTGTTTTCCGCGGGCCGGAATATCCCCGACGAAGAGGTGAAGGCCTGCATTTCGCTGGTCCTGACTTATCGGCTCGGTGGGTTGTTCTAA
- a CDS encoding (2Fe-2S)-binding protein, which yields MIICSCNVLSDEQLRKASEEMRADPNGKVPTPGVVFRHLGCRPRCGSCFPAVIRIIHEDAEDGGSESGYATLKAAGNRRR from the coding sequence ATGATCATCTGTTCCTGTAATGTGTTGTCGGACGAACAGCTTCGCAAGGCGTCGGAAGAGATGCGCGCCGATCCGAACGGCAAGGTGCCAACCCCTGGCGTGGTGTTTCGGCATCTGGGCTGCCGGCCTCGTTGCGGCAGCTGTTTCCCGGCTGTCATCCGAATTATTCACGAAGATGCAGAAGACGGCGGCTCTGAGAGCGGCTATGCAACACTAAAAGCCGCGGGCAATCGCAGGCGATAA
- a CDS encoding methyl-accepting chemotaxis protein, translated as MKQIFKWLVDLRFGYKVSGGFGAILVLTAIVGAVGFFAILNLSSRFEVADQAAQVSSLMQATSLKRETFLTYASAEAAEDTRQEIKQLTAALHQLRETASGEGDAGKQLADAASAISEFSSTFDEVVSLTDQQSTRLTTLIQATDALAGQADRINETVLKTEKGIRAEVANANKDLEMANELARRVFSLQEQAFAIQLTYLKASGNLSGSQLEESLKSTESIASEAAALTSLQSAGISSDNFDLLAKEANTLKENLTKMSGDLGFGEAFTVKEAAGTAIEKIIDIARDIRFELLPAVKNAKTVAQSNAMKLESIRVITDEATTLDKLALQSRTEILNLFGGFGATDTKPVEEKVGQLVELEETLIASAQFLPAVKEVAGEIAEAIVTFDKAFKEMVSSKADLKTRRGQLDELTIRVNQQIASLTSSQSHAARDAGWTALTTIGITILLAIAAGFALAFVLNLVITRPIREITSVMSTLANGNNDVVIDGLDRGDEIGDMNRTVQVFRDNALERARLQEESARDEQARLQRQERIDTLIASFRATAEDVIGSVGQTADGLDKTANALTEIARESSNHATETLESSDEATRNAQTVASAAEELAASIGEISRQVSQTTEVVGRATLGTQKTNEKVEGLAASAAKIGEVVTLIQAIAEQTNLLALNATIEAARAGEAGKGFAVVAAEVKELATQTSKATEEISQQISAIQGATEESVQAIGEITEIMEEVNNYTSTIAAAVEQQGAATTEISQNVQRAAEGTQSVSSSMSQLSQAVDHTSSSADLVLSASGELNEKTGRLKHEVDQFLAGVAAA; from the coding sequence ATGAAACAAATCTTCAAATGGTTGGTAGATCTGCGTTTCGGCTACAAGGTCAGCGGCGGGTTCGGCGCCATCCTTGTCCTGACTGCGATCGTGGGCGCGGTCGGCTTTTTCGCAATCCTGAACCTGTCGTCACGCTTCGAGGTCGCCGATCAGGCGGCCCAGGTATCCAGTCTGATGCAGGCGACCTCCCTCAAGCGCGAGACCTTTCTGACCTATGCCAGCGCGGAGGCAGCGGAAGACACCCGGCAGGAAATCAAGCAGCTGACCGCCGCTTTGCACCAATTGCGGGAAACCGCCTCCGGTGAAGGCGACGCCGGCAAGCAGCTTGCGGATGCCGCGTCCGCCATTTCGGAATTCTCCTCCACATTCGATGAAGTGGTCAGCCTGACAGACCAGCAGTCGACGCGGCTCACCACCTTGATCCAGGCGACGGATGCCCTTGCCGGCCAGGCCGACCGTATCAACGAGACCGTGTTGAAGACCGAGAAAGGCATCAGGGCGGAAGTCGCCAATGCCAACAAGGATCTCGAAATGGCAAACGAGCTGGCGCGCCGGGTCTTCTCCCTTCAGGAGCAGGCCTTTGCCATTCAGCTCACCTACCTGAAAGCAAGCGGAAACCTCTCCGGATCCCAGCTGGAGGAATCCCTGAAATCGACGGAAAGCATCGCCTCCGAGGCAGCGGCCCTGACGAGCCTGCAATCCGCAGGTATCTCCTCCGACAACTTCGACCTCCTCGCCAAGGAAGCCAATACCCTGAAGGAGAACCTGACGAAGATGTCCGGCGACCTGGGTTTCGGGGAAGCCTTCACCGTCAAGGAAGCCGCCGGCACTGCGATCGAAAAAATCATCGATATCGCGCGCGATATCCGCTTCGAGCTTCTACCCGCAGTCAAGAACGCGAAGACCGTCGCTCAGTCAAATGCGATGAAGCTTGAGAGCATTCGGGTCATCACGGACGAAGCGACCACGCTCGACAAGCTGGCACTTCAATCGCGGACCGAAATTCTCAACCTCTTCGGTGGCTTCGGCGCGACGGATACCAAGCCGGTCGAGGAAAAGGTCGGCCAGCTGGTCGAGCTGGAAGAGACCCTGATCGCTTCGGCCCAGTTTCTGCCGGCGGTCAAGGAGGTTGCCGGAGAAATCGCCGAAGCAATCGTGACCTTCGACAAGGCGTTCAAGGAAATGGTTTCGTCGAAAGCGGACCTGAAGACGCGGCGGGGACAGCTCGACGAACTGACGATCCGGGTCAATCAGCAAATCGCCTCGCTTACCTCCTCCCAGTCCCACGCCGCCCGCGATGCGGGATGGACGGCGCTGACGACAATCGGCATCACGATTTTGCTTGCCATCGCCGCTGGATTTGCCCTTGCCTTCGTTCTCAATCTCGTCATTACGCGTCCGATCCGCGAGATCACATCGGTCATGTCCACCCTTGCAAACGGCAACAATGACGTCGTGATCGACGGCCTGGACCGGGGCGACGAGATCGGCGACATGAACCGGACCGTCCAGGTTTTCCGCGACAACGCGCTGGAACGGGCGCGGCTGCAGGAAGAAAGCGCCCGGGACGAGCAGGCGCGCCTGCAGCGCCAGGAGCGGATCGACACCCTGATCGCCTCCTTCCGCGCAACCGCCGAAGATGTCATTGGCTCGGTCGGCCAGACGGCCGACGGGCTGGACAAGACCGCGAACGCGCTGACGGAAATTGCCCGCGAAAGTTCCAACCACGCCACCGAGACACTCGAGTCCTCCGATGAGGCCACGCGCAACGCACAGACCGTTGCGAGCGCGGCAGAGGAACTGGCGGCCTCCATCGGCGAGATCTCCCGCCAGGTTTCCCAGACGACGGAAGTCGTCGGCCGGGCGACGCTCGGCACCCAGAAGACCAACGAGAAGGTCGAGGGACTTGCTGCATCTGCCGCCAAGATCGGGGAAGTCGTGACCCTGATCCAGGCAATCGCCGAGCAGACCAACCTGCTGGCCCTGAATGCCACCATCGAGGCGGCCCGGGCCGGCGAAGCCGGCAAGGGCTTCGCGGTGGTTGCGGCCGAAGTCAAGGAACTGGCCACCCAGACCTCCAAGGCGACAGAGGAAATCAGTCAGCAGATCAGCGCCATTCAGGGCGCGACGGAAGAATCGGTACAGGCCATCGGCGAGATCACCGAGATCATGGAAGAGGTCAACAACTATACGTCGACCATTGCCGCCGCCGTCGAGCAGCAGGGCGCCGCAACAACGGAGATCTCGCAGAACGTCCAGCGAGCGGCGGAGGGCACCCAGTCGGTCTCGTCCTCTATGTCTCAGCTTTCTCAGGCTGTCGACCACACTTCGTCTTCCGCCGATCTCGTGTTGTCGGCATCCGGTGAGCTCAACGAAAAAACCGGGCGGCTCAAGCACGAAGTCGACCAGTTCCTGGCCGGCGTGGCCGCGGCCTGA
- a CDS encoding class I SAM-dependent methyltransferase has translation MPDTPTKSDFAPHGQAPVQNWPVILETRGWKDYCLLDMGEGQKLERYGRFSIVRPEPQAMGRRRQKPSVWNRANAVFSGDTEEEGPGRWKFTGNVPETWEMAYGPVKYIGRFMSFRHVGVFPEQAAHWDWVNGKVRASRTKSPDRPLKILNLFGYTGLASLLPATEGAQVTHVDASKKAIAYARENQALSGLENLPIRWICEDASKFVAREVRRGNTYDGIILDPPKYGRGPKGEVWDIYTSLPEMLDNLRQLLAKDALFMILTAYAIRSSFLAIHELMAETLDKQGGLLESGELVIREEDGKRALSTSLFSRWSSR, from the coding sequence TTGCCGGACACCCCGACAAAATCCGACTTCGCCCCCCACGGACAGGCCCCTGTTCAGAACTGGCCGGTCATTCTGGAGACCCGGGGCTGGAAGGATTATTGCCTGCTCGACATGGGGGAAGGGCAGAAGCTTGAAAGATATGGCCGGTTTTCCATTGTCCGGCCCGAACCTCAGGCAATGGGACGCCGTCGACAGAAACCCTCCGTCTGGAACCGGGCGAATGCCGTCTTTTCGGGCGACACGGAGGAAGAAGGACCGGGTCGCTGGAAATTCACAGGCAACGTACCCGAGACCTGGGAGATGGCCTACGGTCCGGTGAAATATATCGGTCGGTTCATGTCGTTCCGCCATGTCGGCGTCTTTCCCGAACAGGCCGCGCACTGGGACTGGGTCAACGGCAAGGTCCGCGCGTCACGGACGAAAAGCCCTGACCGGCCGCTTAAGATCCTGAACCTGTTCGGCTACACCGGGCTCGCCTCGCTGCTGCCGGCCACCGAAGGCGCGCAGGTCACCCATGTGGATGCGTCCAAGAAGGCGATCGCCTATGCGCGGGAGAATCAGGCCCTGTCCGGCCTGGAGAACCTGCCGATCCGCTGGATCTGCGAGGACGCGTCGAAATTCGTCGCCCGGGAAGTGCGGCGCGGAAACACCTATGACGGCATCATCCTCGATCCGCCGAAATACGGCCGCGGCCCGAAAGGCGAAGTCTGGGACATCTACACCAGCCTGCCGGAAATGCTCGACAACCTGCGCCAGCTTCTGGCCAAAGACGCCCTGTTCATGATCCTGACGGCCTATGCCATCCGCTCCAGCTTTCTCGCCATTCACGAGTTGATGGCCGAAACGCTGGACAAGCAGGGCGGCCTGCTGGAGTCCGGCGAACTGGTCATTCGCGAAGAGGACGGAAAGCGGGCGCTGTCCACGTCGCTGTTTTCCAGATGGAGCAGCCGATGA
- a CDS encoding RNA methyltransferase: MSQNDKPQRAGAVKQITSHSNPIVKEIKGLVAQRKHRTQSGLFVAEGLKLATDAMAAGWGVRFLALGPEARDNPVAQKAAANAKARGALILEVSTAVLAAMTRKDNPQTVVGVYEQQMFTAEQIGPAKATVWVALDRVRDPGNLGTIIRTADAVGAAGVMLVGDCTDPFAVEAVRATMGSLFHVPLAKLTKDQFKALAAKWPGTVVGTHLKGSVDYRTPEYSEPVLLLMGNEQQGLEDDMAAACSTLIRIPQVGEADSLNLAVATGISLYEIRRKHLEL, translated from the coding sequence ATGAGCCAGAACGACAAGCCCCAACGTGCCGGGGCGGTAAAGCAGATCACCAGCCATTCCAATCCGATCGTGAAGGAAATCAAGGGGCTGGTCGCACAACGCAAGCACCGGACCCAGTCCGGGCTGTTCGTTGCCGAAGGGCTCAAGCTTGCAACCGATGCCATGGCCGCGGGCTGGGGCGTGCGGTTTCTCGCACTCGGCCCCGAAGCGCGGGACAATCCGGTTGCGCAGAAGGCAGCAGCCAATGCCAAGGCACGCGGCGCCCTGATCCTGGAGGTCAGCACGGCTGTTCTCGCGGCCATGACCCGCAAGGACAATCCGCAGACGGTGGTCGGCGTCTATGAACAGCAGATGTTCACCGCCGAACAGATCGGTCCCGCCAAGGCAACCGTCTGGGTGGCGCTCGACCGGGTGCGCGATCCGGGCAATCTGGGCACCATCATTCGCACCGCCGACGCGGTCGGTGCCGCCGGCGTGATGCTGGTCGGCGATTGCACCGATCCGTTCGCGGTCGAAGCCGTGCGCGCAACCATGGGATCGCTCTTCCATGTTCCGCTTGCCAAGCTCACCAAGGACCAGTTCAAGGCGCTGGCCGCGAAATGGCCCGGAACGGTGGTCGGCACACATCTGAAGGGATCGGTCGATTACCGCACGCCGGAGTATTCGGAACCCGTTCTGCTTTTGATGGGCAATGAACAGCAAGGCCTGGAGGACGATATGGCCGCGGCCTGCTCGACCCTGATCCGTATCCCGCAAGTCGGCGAAGCAGACAGCCTCAACCTGGCCGTCGCCACCGGCATTTCGCTTTACGAAATCCGTCGAAAGCATCTGGAGCTTTGA
- a CDS encoding SDR family oxidoreductase, which yields MSESNPIDERRTVVLTGASRGIGHATVKRFSAAGWRVITCSRHAFSDKCPWPMGPEDHIQVDLSDPENLGYAIQEMRKRLEPHGSKLHALINNAGISPKGDDGERLDSLTTAMHVWRHVFQVNFFAPIMLGRGLFKELKNAGGSIVNVTSIAGSRVHPFAGTAYATSKAALSSLTREMAADFGPHGIRVNAIAPGEIDTSILSPGTEKLVEEIPLRRLGRPDEVADTIHFLCTAPSSYVTGSEIHINGGQHV from the coding sequence ATGAGTGAAAGCAATCCGATCGATGAGCGCCGAACCGTCGTCCTGACCGGCGCAAGCCGGGGGATCGGCCACGCGACCGTGAAGCGGTTTTCCGCCGCCGGCTGGCGGGTCATCACTTGTTCGCGGCACGCCTTTTCCGACAAATGTCCCTGGCCGATGGGACCGGAGGACCACATTCAGGTGGATCTGTCGGATCCCGAAAATCTCGGCTACGCAATCCAGGAGATGCGCAAGCGCCTGGAGCCGCACGGATCGAAGCTGCATGCGTTGATCAACAATGCCGGCATCAGCCCAAAGGGCGATGACGGCGAGCGCCTGGATTCGCTGACGACCGCCATGCACGTCTGGCGTCATGTGTTCCAGGTGAATTTCTTCGCACCGATCATGCTGGGCCGAGGCCTGTTCAAGGAATTGAAGAATGCAGGCGGCTCGATCGTGAACGTGACCTCCATCGCAGGCAGCCGGGTCCACCCGTTTGCCGGCACCGCCTATGCGACGTCAAAGGCCGCGCTCTCCTCCCTGACCCGGGAAATGGCCGCCGACTTCGGACCGCACGGTATCCGTGTGAATGCTATCGCTCCGGGAGAGATCGATACGTCCATCCTGTCGCCGGGCACGGAAAAGCTGGTCGAGGAAATCCCGCTTCGCCGTCTCGGCCGACCGGACGAAGTGGCCGACACGATTCATTTCCTGTGCACCGCGCCGTCGTCCTATGTGACGGGATCAGAGATACACATCAATGGCGGTCAGCACGTTTAG
- a CDS encoding methyl-accepting chemotaxis protein: MSNILTKFSIGHRLFGLVLIFALGLATLMGVESWNQYKSLKQQKLAELRSLTESAVSILANYQAQVEKGELTLDEAKAQGFNTLRHMRYGNGDYFAIQSLGGDYHLVMHPIKPALEGKDQSKAEDTNGKPFIRMMNDIAEKDGSGYMDYMWPKPGSEESSAKTAYFQSFKPWGVLVLTGVYIDDLSKIFWGEFVNRLVLDIALLAIVAGAAFFVVRSITRPIRGLQDAMLGLANGQHDVDVPGTGRGDEIGDMSRTVQVFKDNAIERLRLENESASEAEARLVRQQRVDALIAAFRATASDVISSVGETSSALDDTAHRLTEIARNSSGRASETLGASDEATRNVNTVASAAEELAASIGEISSQVARTTDVVNQATEGTRVTNEKVESLAASAAKIGEVVTLIQAIAEQTNLLALNATIEAARAGEAGKGFAVVAAEVKELATQTSKATEEISSQIAPIQSATRESVEAIGSITETMQEVNTYTGAIATAVEQQGAATTEISQNVQLAAQGTNIVTANIGELSQAVDDTTKSADLVVSASTELGAKTAVLKQEVDRFLSEVAAA, translated from the coding sequence ATGTCAAATATCCTAACCAAATTTTCAATCGGCCACCGTCTGTTCGGTCTGGTCCTCATTTTTGCCCTCGGTCTCGCTACCCTGATGGGAGTGGAATCCTGGAACCAGTATAAAAGCCTGAAGCAACAAAAGCTTGCTGAACTGCGGAGCCTGACCGAATCTGCCGTGAGTATTCTGGCCAACTACCAGGCCCAGGTCGAAAAGGGTGAACTCACCCTCGATGAGGCCAAAGCGCAGGGTTTCAACACCCTCCGCCACATGAGATACGGCAACGGCGATTACTTCGCGATCCAGAGCCTGGGCGGCGACTACCATCTGGTGATGCATCCCATCAAGCCGGCGCTTGAGGGCAAGGACCAGAGCAAGGCCGAGGACACGAACGGGAAGCCGTTCATCCGTATGATGAACGACATCGCAGAAAAGGATGGCAGTGGCTACATGGACTACATGTGGCCCAAGCCCGGAAGCGAAGAGTCTTCCGCAAAAACCGCCTATTTTCAATCCTTCAAGCCCTGGGGTGTCCTGGTTCTGACCGGCGTCTACATCGATGACCTCTCAAAGATCTTCTGGGGTGAATTCGTCAATCGGCTGGTGTTGGACATTGCTCTTCTGGCGATTGTCGCCGGGGCTGCCTTTTTCGTGGTGCGCAGCATTACCCGGCCTATCCGCGGCCTGCAGGATGCCATGCTCGGCCTTGCGAACGGCCAGCATGACGTAGATGTTCCCGGAACCGGACGCGGTGACGAGATCGGCGACATGAGCCGCACCGTCCAGGTCTTCAAGGACAACGCGATCGAACGGCTGCGCCTCGAAAACGAAAGCGCCAGCGAGGCGGAAGCCCGTCTGGTCCGTCAGCAACGGGTCGACGCTCTGATCGCGGCCTTCCGGGCAACCGCTTCGGATGTCATTTCGTCCGTCGGCGAAACCTCGTCCGCCCTCGACGATACGGCCCACAGGCTGACCGAAATCGCACGTAACAGTTCCGGCCGGGCGTCGGAAACCCTCGGTGCCTCGGACGAAGCGACCCGCAACGTGAACACGGTGGCCTCCGCGGCGGAGGAACTCGCCGCGTCCATCGGCGAGATCAGCTCGCAGGTTGCCAGGACGACCGATGTGGTCAACCAGGCCACGGAAGGAACCCGCGTCACCAACGAAAAAGTTGAGAGCCTCGCAGCCTCGGCAGCGAAGATCGGCGAAGTCGTGACCCTGATCCAGGCGATTGCGGAGCAGACCAACCTGCTCGCGCTCAACGCCACCATCGAGGCGGCCCGCGCAGGCGAAGCCGGCAAGGGTTTCGCGGTCGTTGCCGCCGAGGTCAAGGAACTCGCCACTCAGACGTCCAAGGCAACGGAAGAAATTTCCAGCCAGATCGCGCCGATCCAGTCCGCCACCCGGGAATCCGTGGAGGCGATCGGCTCGATCACCGAGACGATGCAGGAGGTGAATACCTACACCGGCGCCATCGCGACGGCCGTCGAGCAGCAAGGTGCCGCCACGACGGAGATTTCCCAGAACGTCCAGTTGGCGGCACAGGGCACCAATATCGTGACCGCGAATATCGGCGAGCTGTCCCAGGCAGTCGATGACACCACGAAATCCGCTGACCTGGTCGTTTCCGCATCCACGGAACTCGGAGCAAAGACCGCCGTGCTCAAGCAGGAGGTCGACCGGTTCCTGAGCGAGGTTGCGGCGGCCTGA
- a CDS encoding ATP-binding cassette domain-containing protein, whose amino-acid sequence MADIPSSPSGLKLDHVEINLETRCLVRLDRRIAPGDVLTVMGDSGSGKSSLLDFIAGFLDPAFRASGRIWLDGKEITSLPPQDRKVGLMFQAPLLFPHMSVGENLLFGLDRIRDHGRDQRRSVAEDALSDVGLAGFFDRDPATLSGGQQTRVALMRLLLAEPRALLLDEPFSSLDQTRRADLRNLVFSKACEKGLPVLLVTHDPDDAEAAGGDVVRL is encoded by the coding sequence ATGGCAGACATTCCGTCCTCTCCCTCCGGCCTGAAGCTGGATCACGTTGAAATCAACCTTGAGACAAGGTGTCTGGTGAGGCTTGACCGGCGAATTGCCCCTGGCGACGTGCTGACGGTGATGGGAGACAGCGGCAGCGGGAAGTCATCTCTTCTGGACTTCATTGCCGGATTTCTGGACCCCGCCTTCCGGGCAAGCGGGCGGATCTGGCTGGATGGCAAGGAGATCACATCGCTTCCGCCGCAGGACCGTAAAGTGGGGCTGATGTTCCAGGCACCCCTTCTGTTTCCGCATATGTCGGTTGGCGAAAATCTCCTGTTCGGCCTCGACAGGATCAGGGATCATGGCCGCGACCAGCGGCGTTCCGTTGCCGAGGATGCGTTGTCCGATGTGGGGCTCGCCGGGTTCTTCGACCGCGACCCGGCCACCTTGTCCGGCGGCCAGCAGACGCGGGTGGCCCTGATGCGGCTGCTTCTCGCCGAGCCGCGAGCGCTCCTGCTTGACGAGCCGTTTTCAAGCCTGGACCAGACCCGGCGCGCTGATCTGCGCAATCTGGTGTTTTCAAAGGCCTGCGAAAAAGGCCTGCCGGTCCTGCTCGTCACTCACGACCCGGACGACGCGGAAGCCGCCGGCGGCGACGTGGTCCGGCTGTAA
- a CDS encoding cache domain-containing protein, protein MPTVFSKLSIGHRLFGLLALFAFGLAAIMAVESWTQYSSLKEQKFAELQHLTDTAISVMEDHQKLVSEGKMSLEDARKRAFDIIQSMRYGDGNYFVIQSLENNYSVLMHAGKPSMVGADILALKDGNGKLFVKELGDLANNKGSGYVNYVWPRAGSDEPVDKISYVEAFKPWNLFAMTGVYVDDLSATFWQQFSYRLALDLGLLAIIAGAAFMVVRSITRPLGKLQTAMLGLANGQHDVDVPGTSRSDEIGDMSRTVQVFKDNAIERLRLETESAGEAEARLARQQRVDELIAAFRATASDVISSVGVTSATLDDTAHKLTEIARTSSGRATETLGASDEATRNVNTVASAAEELAASIGEIQSQVSRTTGVVNQATENTRVTNEKVESLAISAAKIGEVVTLIQAIAEQTNLLALNATIEAARAGEAGKGFAVVAAEVKELATQTSKATEEISGQISAIQSATKEAVDAIASITETMQEVNTYTGAIASAVEQQGAATEEISQNVQLAAQGTNIVTGNISELSQAVDETAKSSDLVVSASSELGSKTAHLKEEVDRFLSEVAAA, encoded by the coding sequence ATGCCCACCGTTTTTTCCAAGCTGTCGATCGGCCATCGCCTGTTTGGCCTGCTTGCCTTGTTTGCGTTCGGTCTTGCCGCCATCATGGCCGTTGAGTCCTGGACGCAGTATTCAAGCCTCAAGGAACAGAAGTTCGCCGAGTTGCAGCATCTGACCGACACCGCGATATCTGTCATGGAGGATCACCAGAAACTGGTCTCCGAAGGCAAGATGTCGCTGGAAGACGCCCGGAAGCGCGCCTTCGACATCATCCAGTCGATGCGCTACGGCGACGGCAATTACTTCGTCATTCAAAGTCTGGAGAACAATTATTCGGTCCTGATGCATGCCGGCAAGCCGTCCATGGTCGGTGCAGACATTCTCGCCCTGAAGGACGGGAACGGCAAATTATTCGTCAAGGAATTGGGTGACCTGGCAAACAACAAAGGCTCCGGTTACGTCAACTATGTCTGGCCCCGTGCAGGCAGTGACGAGCCCGTCGACAAGATTTCCTATGTCGAGGCGTTCAAGCCCTGGAACCTGTTCGCGATGACCGGGGTCTATGTGGACGACCTGTCCGCGACCTTCTGGCAACAGTTCAGCTACCGCCTGGCGCTCGACCTGGGACTTCTGGCGATCATCGCCGGCGCGGCTTTCATGGTGGTGCGCTCCATCACCCGTCCCTTGGGCAAGCTGCAGACGGCCATGCTTGGTCTGGCCAACGGTCAACACGACGTGGACGTTCCCGGAACCAGCCGCAGCGACGAGATCGGCGACATGAGCCGCACCGTCCAGGTGTTCAAGGACAACGCCATCGAGCGGCTGCGCCTTGAAACCGAAAGTGCCGGCGAGGCGGAGGCCCGGCTGGCCCGCCAGCAACGCGTCGACGAACTGATCGCCGCCTTCCGGGCAACCGCCTCGGACGTCATCTCCTCCGTCGGCGTAACCTCGGCGACCCTTGACGACACCGCCCACAAGTTGACAGAGATCGCGCGCACCAGTTCCGGCCGGGCGACCGAAACCCTCGGCGCTTCGGACGAAGCAACGCGCAACGTCAACACTGTTGCCTCCGCGGCCGAAGAACTTGCCGCTTCAATCGGCGAGATCCAGTCCCAGGTGTCCCGCACCACGGGCGTGGTCAATCAGGCCACCGAAAATACCCGGGTCACCAACGAGAAGGTGGAAAGCCTTGCAATTTCCGCCGCCAAGATCGGCGAGGTCGTCACCCTGATCCAGGCGATTGCGGAACAGACAAACCTGCTCGCGCTCAACGCCACCATCGAGGCGGCCCGCGCAGGCGAAGCCGGCAAGGGCTTTGCGGTGGTTGCGGCGGAGGTCAAGGAACTTGCGACCCAGACCTCCAAGGCAACGGAGGAAATCTCCGGCCAGATTTCCGCCATCCAGTCGGCGACCAAGGAAGCCGTCGATGCCATCGCCTCGATCACCGAGACGATGCAGGAGGTGAACACCTATACCGGGGCAATTGCCTCGGCGGTGGAGCAGCAGGGGGCTGCGACCGAGGAGATTTCCCAGAACGTCCAGTTGGCGGCCCAGGGAACGAATATCGTGACCGGCAACATCAGCGAGCTGTCCCAGGCCGTAGACGAAACGGCCAAGTCCTCCGACCTGGTTGTTTCGGCTTCGAGCGAACTCGGCTCCAAGACGGCTCACCTGAAGGAGGAAGTGGATCGCTTCCTGAGCGAAGTGGCTGCTGCCTGA
- the bfr gene encoding bacterioferritin gives MKGEPRVIEYLNKALRHELTAVNQYWLHANLMTDWGYTKLAAKEREESAEERDHADRIINRIIFLQGLPNLQVLDPMRIGQSLKECIECDLAGEYVARALYHEARQVCRECEDYVSMDLFETLLADEENHIDFLETQLALIEQIGIDNYALLQASPGNAAD, from the coding sequence ATGAAGGGCGAACCGAGGGTTATCGAATATCTGAACAAGGCGCTGCGTCACGAGCTGACAGCGGTCAACCAGTACTGGCTGCACGCAAATCTCATGACTGATTGGGGCTATACCAAGCTTGCCGCCAAGGAGCGTGAGGAATCGGCGGAAGAGCGCGATCACGCCGACCGGATCATCAACCGGATCATCTTCCTGCAAGGCCTGCCCAACCTGCAGGTGCTCGATCCGATGCGCATCGGCCAGTCACTCAAGGAATGCATCGAATGCGACCTCGCGGGTGAATACGTCGCCCGAGCCCTCTATCACGAGGCGCGCCAGGTCTGCCGCGAGTGCGAAGACTATGTCTCCATGGACCTGTTCGAGACCCTGCTGGCGGACGAGGAAAATCACATCGATTTCCTCGAGACCCAACTGGCCCTGATCGAGCAGATCGGCATCGACAACTATGCGCTGCTCCAGGCATCGCCCGGGAACGCCGCTGACTGA